A single Ancylothrix sp. D3o DNA region contains:
- a CDS encoding thermonuclease family protein, with amino-acid sequence MEIMVEIMEKFVATPGNFFVVDGDTINCNLNGQRIAIRLRWIDAPETPKRTTAEIDSQILAHWQWGDASKTFLTDLLANQTLIVQPYSQDFFGRWISDAYLNNTKLSNNIQSILCENGMCWHFLPFGIYDFPKRRHLNLYCRIIRKGEEAFRLKKGIWSVPNLLTAREVKELLTTTSQI; translated from the coding sequence ATGGAAATTATGGTGGAAATTATGGAAAAGTTTGTAGCAACCCCTGGCAATTTTTTTGTAGTAGACGGCGACACCATAAATTGTAATTTAAACGGCCAACGAATAGCCATCCGTCTCAGATGGATTGATGCGCCAGAAACGCCCAAACGAACAACAGCGGAGATAGATTCTCAAATTTTAGCTCATTGGCAGTGGGGCGACGCATCTAAAACTTTTTTGACCGACTTACTCGCAAACCAAACTCTAATTGTTCAGCCATACTCGCAAGATTTCTTTGGTCGATGGATTAGTGATGCGTACTTGAATAACACCAAATTGTCCAACAATATTCAATCCATTTTATGCGAAAACGGGATGTGCTGGCACTTTTTGCCTTTCGGAATTTATGACTTTCCCAAACGACGGCATCTTAACCTTTATTGTCGAATAATTCGGAAAGGTGAGGAAGCTTTTCGCTTAAAAAAAGGCATCTGGAGTGTCCCTAATTTGCTAACCGCTAGGGAAGTCAAAGAATTACTTACAACTACCTCCCAAATCTAA